A region from the Arachis ipaensis cultivar K30076 chromosome B01, Araip1.1, whole genome shotgun sequence genome encodes:
- the LOC107607717 gene encoding uncharacterized protein LOC107607717, whose product MSPFRLVYKKACHLPIEVEYKAYWAVKECNSGLGGARFERKLQLEELVCIWLEAYENTRLYKEKEKAVHDQNIKRREFRAGDQVLLYYSRLRLIPGKLRLKWDGPYVVEKVEPYGVIHLSHPSSPTFFKVNGHHLNIYHGAKVKNNKELAIFLLKDPTKEED is encoded by the coding sequence ATGAGTCCGTTCCGCCTAGTCTACaaaaaggcttgtcaccttccgATAGAGGTGGAATACAAGGCTTACTGGGCTGTGAAGGAATGCAACTCAGGATTGGGAGGAGCCAGATTTGAAAGAAAACTACAGCTAGAAGAATTGGTGTGCATTTGGCTAGAGGCTTATGAGAACacaaggctctacaaagaaaagGAGAAGGCGGTGCATGATCagaatatcaagagaagagagtttagagctGGGGATCAAGTTCTTCTCTATTACTCAAGGTTGAGGCTAATCCCAGGCAAACTGAGGTTAAAGTGGGATGGACCCTACGTAGTGGAGAAGGTTGAACCATATGGAGTTATCCACCTAAGTCACCCCTCAAGTCCTACCTTCTTCAAAGTCAATGGCCACCATTTAAATATTTATCATGGTgcaaaagtgaagaacaacaaggaGCTGGCGATCTTCCTCTTGAAGGACCCAACTAAGGAAGAGGACTGA